The Raphanus sativus cultivar WK10039 chromosome 2, ASM80110v3, whole genome shotgun sequence DNA segment ATTGATTCCTGCTTCTTTAATTTGTAATTTGGGTGTGTTGTTAATAACAAAGACTCTCCATGTTTTTAGGTTTAACAGGAGTTAAGACTTTAAAAGGTTGGTTCTGTTTGCTAGAAAATGTGTGTTTACTACATATTTCGTTGTCAAAAACTCGGCCATGTTAAAATAGTATCTTATTGgtgagaaatatatttaaaactcaTGAGCACTagaaacattttacaaattCGTATATGAGAATGAAATGAACAAATGAATTACAAAAGATTATATAAGAAACTCTTCTGCTTATACATTtgccaaacaaaacaaaacaaaaactcaaatttctttgaaaaacacatgcatatatatatgtttgtaaaCATGTTCAAGAAAATCGAACAACACGGTCATGTCTATACAACAAAACACATGAGACGGCCGATATAATCGCCGGAACGAGAAGTAAAAGACGGTGTCCTTGTCCCATGATGGCTTTTGAATCATCGGACCTTTCTTCGAAAATGGTCTCTAGTGTCGGAATCATTGAACATCCCCGGCGATAAATCATGGCCGCCGGCGCCATCTCAGCTCCAGATAAAGATCTCCTTCTTCCCAATTCTGATCTGACCATGATAGCTCGATAGTTTCAagattttcttgttcttgtaaaTGTTTAAAGAGAAAAGTCGTGAATGAAAGTGTTTATTGGTTTCTAAGTTATCTCAAATGGAGAATTCTTGGTGTATATATAGAGTCTAGTGCACGGCGAGTCTGCTATAGAAACACGGTTTTAATTTGTTTGGGAAAAGtgtttttaagaaaagaaaaaaagacacaGATGGATCTGTCTCTGGTCCAAAATCGAGCAAGTGGTCTGTATGACTACACCCGTACGAACTCCTTCTGATGTTGACAGAGTTAGAGATTGTAAAAGTAAGGACAAAACTTTTCTCTATTATTTGGTGATGCATagaaacaaacacaaaaaaacaaagtagaAACAATTACTCAAGAATATCCAAATAATCTCACAA contains these protein-coding regions:
- the LOC108839987 gene encoding uncharacterized protein LOC108839987 — its product is MVRSELGRRRSLSGAEMAPAAMIYRRGCSMIPTLETIFEERSDDSKAIMGQGHRLLLLVPAIISAVSCVLLYRHDRVVRFS